One Electrophorus electricus isolate fEleEle1 chromosome 13, fEleEle1.pri, whole genome shotgun sequence DNA segment encodes these proteins:
- the LOC113571343 gene encoding uncharacterized protein LOC113571343 has translation MKPAAQDLPSPQGKEMAAEGPGSGSPSRPQGEATLTDSSEAQPQSHPEPQGVEEALVGLTIDSTTPPSTTPPQQPSAQAPSVQALVKDSTQHQTLATKTLTEENLPTNTSPQKKASVDVSLSLVEHTVPLLKAEDPTVPEQNYNSNNSQDEVSLNVSPKNTKSIDAHIDSNQNGEGEVIGETMSKSQERRHSGNNQADMNSSESSVSHNERQQAFDVPDGPGTEDASTLFRPPNSRVKKQKYLRGRKKNGNEAEGKTEGHSKHKKGCVLQ, from the exons ATGAAGCCTGCAGCCCAGGACCTCCCTTCTCCTCAGGGAAAGGAGATGGCCGCCGAAGGTCCAGGCAGCGGTTCCCCCTCTAGACCTCAAGGAGAAGCAACCCTGACAGATAGCAGTGAAGCCCAGCCTCAGTCTCATCCTGAGCCTCAGGGTGTGGAAGAGGCCCTTGTAGGCCTGACCATAGACAGCACCACACCACCAAGCACCACGCCACCACAGCAGCCTTCTGCACAGGCTCCCTCAGTTCAGGCCCTTGTTAAAGACAGCACGCAACATCAGACCCTTGCCACCAAAACTCTTACTGAGGAAAACCTTCCCACAAACACTTCACCACAGAAAAAGGCATCTGTAGatgtgtctttgtctctggtTGAGCACACTGTGCCTCTGCTGAAGGCAGAAGATCCAACTGTGCCAGAACAGAACTACAATAGTAATAACAGCCAAGATGAAGTATCTCTTAATGTGTCACCAAAGAACACAAAGAGCATTGACGCTCATATTGACTCAAATCAAAATGGAGAGGGTGAGGTTATTGGTGAAACGATGTCAAAAAGCCAAGAGCGAAGACATTCGGGCAACAATCAAGCAGACATGAACAGCAGTGAGTCATCTGTCAGCCATAATGAGAGACAACAGGCTTTTGATGTGCCTGATGGACCAGGTACAGAGGATGCCTCCACCCTCTTCCGTCCTCCTAATTCTcgggttaaaaaacaaaagtatctCAGAGGACGGAAAAAAAATGGTAATGAag CTGAGGGTAAGACCGAAGGACACAGTAAGCATAAAAAGGGCTGTGTGTTGCAGTAA
- the adss1 gene encoding adenylosuccinate synthetase isozyme 1: MSSGWSANDHKGHTNPLSTGVKRSRLDSGNKVAVVLGAQWGDEGKGKVVDLLATESDIVCRCQGGNNAGHTVVVEGTEYDFHLLPSGIINTKCISLIGNGVVIHLPGLFEEIDKNEKKGLKGWEKRLVISDRAHIVFDFHQALDGMQELQRQAQEGKNIGTTKKGIGPTYCCKASRTGLRICDLLADFKEFSTKFKSLAQQYQSMYPLLKVDVEGELKKLKEYAERIRPMVRDGVYFMYDAIHGPPKKILVEGANAALLDIDFGTYPFVTSSNCTVGGVCTGLGIPPAYIGDVYGVSKAYTTRVGIGAFPTEQVNAIGELLQTRGHEVGVTTGRKRRCGWLDLVILRYAHMINGFTAIALTKLDILDVLDEIKVAIAYKLNGKRIPHFPANMEVLQKVDVEYEVFPGWKTDTSAARKWNDLPPKAQNYIRFVENHIGVPIKWVGVGKSRECMIQMF; the protein is encoded by the exons ATGTCTTCGGGCTGGTCAGCGAATGACCACAAGGGTCATACAAACCCCCTCTCAACAGGAGTTAAGCGCTCGCGATTAGACTCTGGGAACAAAGTTGCTGTTGTCCTTGGTGCGCAATGGGGAGACGAAGGCAAAGGAAAAGTTGTGGACTTATTGGCAACAGAATCTGACATCGTTTGCAGATGTCAG GGAGGTAACAATGCTGGCCACACAGTGGTGGTTGAAGGCACAGAGTATGACTTCCATCTCCTTCCTAGTGGTATCATCAACACCAAATGCATATCACTCATTG GTAACGGAGTAGTGATTCATCTTCCTGGCCTGTTTGAAGAGATTGACAAAAATGAGAAGAAAG GCTTGAAAGGATGGGAGAAACGACTTGTCATCTCAGACAGAGCGCACATAG TATTTGATTTCCACCAGGCATTGGATGGAATGCAAGAACTCCAGAGACAAGCACAGGAAGGCAAAAA TATAGGAACAACCAAGAAAGGCATTGGACCAACCTATTGCTGCAAGGCGTCTCGCACTGGGCTTCGCATCTGTGACCTGCTAGCGGATTTCAAAGAGTTTTCTACCAA GTTTAAAAGCCTTGCGCAGCAGTACCAGTCCATGTATCCACTTCTTAAGGTTGATGTTGAGGGTGAACTGAAAAAACTAAAG GAGTATGCAGAGAGAATAAGACCCATGGTGAGGGATGGCGTGTATTTCATGTACGATGCAATTCACGGACCCCCGAAGAAGATCCTGGTAGAGGGTGCCAATGCTGCCCTCCTTGACATTGACTTTG GAACCTATCCATTTGTGACATCATCCAACTGCACCGTGGGTGGGGTGTGCACTGGCCTTGGCATCCCCCCAGCATACATCGGGGATGTGTACGGAGTGTCCAAGGCCTACACAACCAGAGTAGGCATCGGGGCCTTCCCAACAGAACAAGTTAAT GCTATAGGGGAGCTGTTGCAGACACGTGGTCATGAAGTTGGTGTTACTACAGGCAGGAAGAGGCGCTGTGGTTGGCTGGACTTGGTCATCCTCAGATATGCACATATGATCAATGGTTTTACTGC CATTGCTTTGACTAAGCTGGACAttcttgatgttcttgatgaaaTCAAAGTCGCCATTGCCTACAAGCTGAACGGCAAAAGAATTCCCCATTTTCCAG CTAACATGGAAGTCTTGCAGAAGGTCGACGTTGAGTATGAGGTCTTCCCTGGCTGGAAGACAGACACCTCAGCAGCTAGGAAGTGGAATGACCTTCCACCCAAAGCGCAAAACTACATTCGCTTTGTGGAGAATCACATTGGTGTTCCTA TTAAGTGGGTAGGCGTAGGCAAATCCAGGGAATGCATGATTCAGATGTTCTAG
- the siva1 gene encoding LOW QUALITY PROTEIN: apoptosis regulatory protein Siva (The sequence of the model RefSeq protein was modified relative to this genomic sequence to represent the inferred CDS: deleted 1 base in 1 codon) has protein sequence MPKRSYPFNESFSSQYKIHIGQKELNLHGVFGNKYRQEVYEKTKNLLFNGTKAAMGRIWKLDAEGKCSDMDPGNQSGVLQPTSQMLLKGQTRISLDGKLKKAETVPETANSSAVCGSCRRASGVKRPCERCERPACVTCSRQCSSCCSHCCSVCTIIDYTDRYDRVLCFSCSS, from the exons ATGCCTAAAAGGTCGTATCCTTTTAATGAATCATTCTCGTCGCAGTATAAAATTCATATCGGACAAAAAGAGCTAAACCTACATGGAGTATTCGGAAACAAGTACAGGCAGGAAGTCTATG AAAAGACCAAAAATCTACTATTTAATGGGACCAAAGCTGCAATGGGACGGATCTGGAAGCTGGATGCTGAGGGAAAGTGCTCTGACATGGATCCGGGTAATCAGAGTGGGGTGCTACAGCCTACCAGTCAGATGCTTCTCAAAGGACAAACACGTATTAGCCTCGATGGCAAACTGAAGAAAGCTGAGACTGTTCCAG AAACTGCAAACTCTTCAGCAGTGTGCGGGTCATGTCGGAGAGCATCGGGGGTGAAGAGGCCCTGTGAGCGGTGCGAGCGG CCTGCCTGTGTCACCTGCTCCCGGCAgtgcagcagctgctgcagccaCTGCTGCTCCGTGTGTACCATAATAGA TTACACAGACCGCTATGACCGGGTCCTCTGTTTTAGCTGCTCCTCATGA